The genomic window GACATGTTCCTGGTGAAGGCGGGCTCGGGCGTGGCCACGCTCGGCCTGCCCGATTCCCCCGGCGTACCGCGCAGCACCACCGCCAACACGCTCACCGCCCCCTACAACGACCTGGAAGCGGTCAAGCGGCTCTTCGCTGAGAACCCCGGTGAAATCGCCGGGGTGATCCTCGAGCCGGTGGTGGGCAATGCCGGCTTCCTGCCCCCCGAACCGGGCTTCCTGGAGGGTCTGCGCGAGATCACCACCGAAAACGGGGCCCTGCTCACCTTCGATGAAGTGATGACCGGCTTCCGCATCAGTTATGGCGGTGCCCAGGCCCGTTTCGGCATCACCCCCGATCTCACCACGATGGGCAAGGTGATCGGTGGCGGTCTGCCTGTGGGCGCCTACGGCGGCCGCGCCGACATCATGGCCATGGTGGCGCCGGCCGGGCCGATGTATCAAGCGGGCACGTTGAGCGGCAACCCGCTGGCGATGACCGCCGGCATCCACACCCTCGAACTGCTGCGCCAGCCAGGCACCTACGAGAAACTTGAGGCCACCACCTCGCGGCTGATCGCCGGCATCCTGGCGGCCGGCAGGGATGCGGGCCTGCCGATCTGCGGCGGCAGCATCAGCGCCATGTTCGGCTTTTTCCTCTGCGACGGGCCGGTGCGCAACTTCGAAGACGCCAAAGCCGCCGACACCGTGCGCTTCGGCAAGCTGCACCGCGCCATGCTTGAGCGTGGCGTCTACCTGGCGCCGAGCGCCTTTGAAGCCGGCTTCACCTCGCTGGCCCACAGCGAGGAGGACATCGACGCCACGCTCGAAGCCTTCCGGGCCGCCTTCGCTGCCATCGCCTGATCGGCATGCATAGGCACCTTTACCCCGCCCGCCGCCTCCTGCTGGCGATGATCGGGCTCGCCTTTGGGGTGGCTGGCTGTGAGGCCACCACCTCCGACAAGCCTCTCGATGTCAACAAGGGGGTGCCGGTGGGGGCGGTGCTGGCTCTCACCAGCAACGCGAACGTCTACGGGCAGGACCAACAGCTGGGCCTCAAGCTCGCCGAACGCTGGTTCAAGGGAAAGGGTGTGCCGATCCAGCTCACGATCGAGGATGGAGGTGGTGATGAGCAGGCAGCCAGCCAGGCCTTCAATCTCCTGATCGATGCCGGTGTGGTGGCCCTGATCGGTCCCACCCTCTCCCAGCAAGCCTTTGCCGCCGCCCCGATCGCCCAGCGCCGCGGGGTGCCTGTCGTCGCGCCTTCCAACACCGCCAAGGGCATTCCGCAGATCGGCAGCTTCATCAGCCGCGTTTCAGCCTCCAGCGCTGTGATCGCTCCGTTGGCGATCGAAGCCGCCTTGAAGAAGGATCCAACGATCCGGCGCACAGCGGTGTTCTTCGCTCAGGACGACGCCTACAGCACCTCTGAAGCCGAGATCTTCCAGAACGCCCTGGTGGCAAAGGGGCTGAAACCGGTCACCGTGCAACGCACCCAGTTGAACGACCAGGATTTTCAGAACCAGATCACTGCGGCGCTGCGGTTGAAGCCTGATCTGATTGTGATCTCGGCCCAGGCCGTCGATGGCGGCAACCTGATCCGCCAGCTGCGAGAGCTCGGCTACAAAGGCCGCATCGTGGTGGGCAACGGCATGAACACCCCGAACATCTATCCGATCTGCCAGATCTATTGCGACGGGATCCTGATCGCACAGGCGTACAGCCCGGAGCTGGACACAGCCACCAACGCGGCCTTCGTGAAGCTCTTCAAGGAGGCCTCTGGTGGCGCCATCCCCCCCCAGTTCACTGCCCAGGCTTTCACCGCGTATCAGGTCGTGGCCGAAGCGCTCACACGGCTGAACCGCCGTTCGCCCATCAACGGCCGGCCGCTGACGGAGGTGCGCCAGGAGCTGATGAAGGAACTGCTGGCCGGTCGCTACGACACACCCTTGGGTGAGATCGGCTTCACCCCAGAGGGCGAAGTGGTTCAGAAGCGCTTCTACGTTGCAGAAGTGCAGATGGTTACGGGCGGGCAAAGCGGGCGCTTCGCCTTGCTCGATTGAGCGACACCGTGGATCACCTGCTGCAGGTGCTGCTCAATGGCCTGGCCAGTGGGGCCGTCTATGCCCTCTTTGCCCTCGGGTACACGCTGGTCTTCTCGGTGCTCGGGGTGATCAACTTCGCGCAAGGGGCCCTGTTCACGCTCGGGGCCTATTTCACGTATCTGCTGATCGGCGGCAGCGTGGGCTCCAATGGCCTGCTCGCAGGCGTCCAGCTGCCCTTTGCCCTGCCCTTCTGGCTGGCCCTGCTGCTTGCCGGTGTCGGCGCCGCCGGCATGGGCGTGCTGGTGGAAGCCACCGCTTTTGCACCCTTGCGCCAGCGGCGGGCCGAGCCGCTGCTCTACCTCATCTCCAGCCTGGGCGCTGGGGTCGTGATCGTGAATGTGGTGCAGTTGCTGATGGGCGCCGAAAGCTATTCGATCCCCGCCGCCACCCTGGCAGAGCTACCGGCCACCATCCGGATCGGAGCAGCCCAGGTGCGCTCCGTGCAACTGCTGCTGATGGCGGTGGCTGCCATCGTGCTCGTCACGCTGACGCTCTGGCTGGAAGGCAGTCGCATGGGCAAGGCTCTGCAGGCCGTCTCGGAAGATCCAGACACCGCCCGACTGCTGGGCATCAATGCCGGGGCCATGATCCAGCTCGCCTTTGCACTGAGCGGCTTTCTCGCCGGCGTGGCCGGTGGGCTGGTGGGGCTGAGCGTGAGCATCTCCGGGCCGTACTTCGGGATCGGCTTCGGCATCAAGGCCCTCGGGGTTCTGGTGCTTGGCGGCCTGGGCAG from Synechococcus sp. MW101C3 includes these protein-coding regions:
- the hemL gene encoding glutamate-1-semialdehyde 2,1-aminomutase, with product MSVPALNTSRSQELFAAAQKLMPGGVSSPVRAFRSVGGQPIVFDRVQGAYAWDVDGNRYIDYIGSWGPAICGHAHPKVIGALRNALGKGTSFGAPCALENQLAQMVVDAVPSVEMVRFVNSGTEACMSVLRLMRAFTGREKLIKFEGCYHGHADMFLVKAGSGVATLGLPDSPGVPRSTTANTLTAPYNDLEAVKRLFAENPGEIAGVILEPVVGNAGFLPPEPGFLEGLREITTENGALLTFDEVMTGFRISYGGAQARFGITPDLTTMGKVIGGGLPVGAYGGRADIMAMVAPAGPMYQAGTLSGNPLAMTAGIHTLELLRQPGTYEKLEATTSRLIAGILAAGRDAGLPICGGSISAMFGFFLCDGPVRNFEDAKAADTVRFGKLHRAMLERGVYLAPSAFEAGFTSLAHSEEDIDATLEAFRAAFAAIA
- a CDS encoding ABC transporter substrate-binding protein, which translates into the protein MHRHLYPARRLLLAMIGLAFGVAGCEATTSDKPLDVNKGVPVGAVLALTSNANVYGQDQQLGLKLAERWFKGKGVPIQLTIEDGGGDEQAASQAFNLLIDAGVVALIGPTLSQQAFAAAPIAQRRGVPVVAPSNTAKGIPQIGSFISRVSASSAVIAPLAIEAALKKDPTIRRTAVFFAQDDAYSTSEAEIFQNALVAKGLKPVTVQRTQLNDQDFQNQITAALRLKPDLIVISAQAVDGGNLIRQLRELGYKGRIVVGNGMNTPNIYPICQIYCDGILIAQAYSPELDTATNAAFVKLFKEASGGAIPPQFTAQAFTAYQVVAEALTRLNRRSPINGRPLTEVRQELMKELLAGRYDTPLGEIGFTPEGEVVQKRFYVAEVQMVTGGQSGRFALLD
- a CDS encoding branched-chain amino acid ABC transporter permease; protein product: MDHLLQVLLNGLASGAVYALFALGYTLVFSVLGVINFAQGALFTLGAYFTYLLIGGSVGSNGLLAGVQLPFALPFWLALLLAGVGAAGMGVLVEATAFAPLRQRRAEPLLYLISSLGAGVVIVNVVQLLMGAESYSIPAATLAELPATIRIGAAQVRSVQLLLMAVAAIVLVTLTLWLEGSRMGKALQAVSEDPDTARLLGINAGAMIQLAFALSGFLAGVAGGLVGLSVSISGPYFGIGFGIKALGVLVLGGLGSVPGAMLGGLVVGLAEALVPADFSGYKDGVAYAFLFAVLLLRPQGLLGKTLISKV